Proteins encoded together in one Mus caroli chromosome 4, CAROLI_EIJ_v1.1, whole genome shotgun sequence window:
- the Dnajc25 gene encoding dnaJ homolog subfamily C member 25, protein MAARLALRGGPGAAGQRPWLLLAPLLLVPLLARPAEALVEGLYCGTRDCYEVLGVSRSASKAEIARAYRQLARRYHPDRYRPEPGDGPGGAPPSAEAFLLVATAYETLKDEETRKDYDYMLDHPEEYYSHYYHYYSRRLAPKVDVRVVILVSVCAISMFQYFSWWNSYNKAISYLATVPKYRIQATEIAKEQGLLRKAKEKGKNKKSKEEIRDEEENIIKNIIKSKIDIKGGYQKPQVRDLLLFQVILAPVHLCSYIAWYCRWIYNFNIKGKEYGEEERLYIIRKSMKMSQSQFDSLEDHQKEMFLKRELWIKENYEVYKQEQEEELKKKLANDPRWKRYRRWMKNEGPGRLTFVDD, encoded by the exons ATGGCGGCGCGGCTAGCATTGCGCGGGGGACCCGGGGCTGCCGGCCAGCGCCCATGGCTGCTGCTGGCGCCGCTGCTGCTGGTTCCGCTGCTGGCGCGGCCCGCCGAGGCCCTGGTGGAAGGGCTGTACTGCGGCACGCGCGACTGCTACGAGGTGCTGGGCGTGAGCCGCTCGGCCAGCAAGGCGGAGATCGCGCGGGCCTACCGTCAGCTGGCCCGGCGCTACCACCCAGATCGCTACCGGCCCGAGCCCGGGGACGGCCCCGGGGGCGCGCCGCCGAGCGCCGAGGCTTTCCTGCTAGTGGCGACCGCCTACGAGACGCTCAAG GATGAAGAAACACGGAAGGATTATGACTACATGCTGGATCATCCAGAAGAATACTATAGCCATTACTACCACTACTACAGCAGGCGCCTGGCCCCAAAAGTGGACGTTAGGGTGGTGATTTTGGTCAGTGTGTGTGCCATTTCAATGTTTCAG TATTTCAGCTGGTGGAATAGTTACAATAAAGCAATCAGCTACCTAGCCACAGTGCCCAAGTACCGCATCCAGGCAACAGAAATCGCCAAGGAGCAGGGACTGCTcagaaaagccaaagaaaaagggaaaaacaagAAGTCCAAAGAAGAAATCCGTGATGAGGAGGAGAACATCATAAAGAacattataaaaagtaaaatagacaTAAAGGGGGGCTACCAGAAACCCCAAGTTCGGGACCTCCTCTTGTTTCAGGTCATCCTCGCCCCTGTTCACCTGTGCTCTTATATAGCCTGGTATTGTAGGTGGATCTATAACTTTAACATCAAAGGCAAAGAgtatggggaggaagagagactaTACATTATCCGTAAGTCTATGAAGATGTCCCAGTCTCAGTTTGACAGCCTGGAGGACCAtcagaaagaaatgtttctcaAGCGGGAGCTCTGGATAAAGGAGAATTACGAG GTCTACAAGCAGGAACAagaggaagaattaaagaaaaaattggcAAATGACCCTCGGTGGAAGCGCTACCGCAGGTGGATGAAGAATGAAGGGCCTGGACGGCTGACCTTTGTGGATGACTGA